A window of Fictibacillus halophilus contains these coding sequences:
- a CDS encoding SMP-30/gluconolactonase/LRE family protein, producing the protein MFNSEAELVVSAKAPLGEGPCWDSEQGVLYWVSILDKKVNIYDPRSHQNREIQLDQMVGTVVPRESDGVVVALQNGFFFLDLNTEKLTPIVDPEQELPENRFNDGKCDPFGRFWAGTMSLSEEAEKGSLYCLDHDLHVEKKRENLTISNGLAWSPDQSYMYLIDTPTKKVTRFQYDLQTGHIQNATEVISFPEGVGAPDGMTIDEEGMLWIAHWGGAQVSRWNPETGEQLYSIPIPSLNVTSCTFGGENMDELYVTTARKNTSAENLERFPEAGGLFKVRPGVKGMPAYSFKG; encoded by the coding sequence ATGTTTAATAGTGAAGCGGAATTAGTTGTTTCTGCAAAAGCCCCTTTAGGTGAAGGACCGTGCTGGGACTCGGAACAAGGCGTCTTGTATTGGGTTAGCATTTTAGATAAAAAGGTTAACATCTACGATCCACGCTCCCACCAAAATCGAGAGATTCAACTAGATCAGATGGTAGGAACGGTTGTACCGAGGGAGTCAGATGGTGTAGTCGTAGCTCTTCAGAACGGATTCTTTTTTCTAGATCTTAACACGGAAAAACTTACACCTATTGTTGACCCTGAACAAGAGCTTCCTGAGAATCGCTTTAACGACGGGAAGTGTGACCCGTTCGGTAGGTTTTGGGCAGGAACGATGAGTTTAAGTGAAGAAGCTGAAAAAGGCTCTCTTTATTGTTTAGATCACGATCTTCATGTGGAAAAGAAGCGAGAAAATTTAACGATTTCGAATGGTTTGGCGTGGTCGCCTGATCAATCCTATATGTATCTAATTGATACACCAACGAAAAAAGTAACGAGATTCCAATATGATCTTCAAACGGGCCATATCCAAAATGCAACAGAAGTGATTTCCTTTCCAGAAGGAGTAGGTGCTCCAGATGGAATGACGATTGACGAAGAGGGCATGCTTTGGATCGCTCATTGGGGCGGTGCGCAAGTCTCCCGGTGGAACCCAGAAACAGGCGAACAGCTATATTCTATTCCAATCCCATCATTAAATGTTACATCATGCACGTTTGGCGGAGAAAATATGGACGAGTTGTATGTAACAACAGCTAGGAAAAATACAAGTGCAGAGAACCTAGAAAGATTTCCAGAAGCGGGCGGTTTGTTTAAAGTAAGACCAGGTGTGAAAGGAATGCCAGCATATTCTTTCAAAGGGTAA
- a CDS encoding sigma-70 family RNA polymerase sigma factor produces the protein MENMLVEVISAEDKEHIFNEAMNEHGQDLLQLVYSYVNHTSIAEDLTQDIFVKCYNALHTYNGKSKFKTWLWRIAINHCKDFLKSWYKNKVFATDEEPSLHRTEVDVVEHEVIQKEDDEKLIQAIMQLEIKYREVIYFFYYEELPIKEIALVTEVSENTVKTRMRRAKELLKIRLEG, from the coding sequence ATGGAAAACATGTTAGTTGAAGTGATCTCGGCTGAAGATAAAGAGCACATATTCAATGAAGCTATGAATGAGCACGGACAAGATTTGCTGCAGTTGGTTTATTCTTATGTGAACCATACAAGCATTGCTGAAGACTTAACACAAGATATCTTTGTTAAGTGTTATAACGCATTGCATACATATAACGGAAAATCAAAATTTAAAACATGGTTATGGCGAATTGCCATTAACCATTGTAAGGACTTTTTGAAAAGCTGGTATAAAAATAAAGTTTTCGCCACTGATGAGGAGCCTTCTTTACATCGGACTGAGGTGGATGTAGTTGAACATGAAGTCATTCAAAAAGAAGATGATGAGAAGTTAATTCAGGCAATCATGCAGCTAGAAATCAAGTACAGAGAGGTTATCTATTTTTTTTATTATGAGGAGCTACCTATTAAGGAGATCGCTTTGGTGACTGAAGTTAGTGAAAATACGGTTAAAACGAGAATGCGCCGAGCTAAAGAACTATTGAAAATACGTTTGGAGGGTTAG
- a CDS encoding PadR family transcriptional regulator, producing MENRLKNLKKIMNDKTFSQVRFTEKHRETIQNKLSNQGNREQIVLNVLQLLNQEKTGYQLANLLLARGIKQFDDNEGFLYILLHRLESNGVIQSSWISKEETKFYQLTSKGKRLLKQAEHKGKRSSVILQQLIGGAEWKIAESRF from the coding sequence ATGGAGAACCGTTTGAAAAACTTAAAAAAAATCATGAACGACAAGACGTTTTCACAGGTAAGGTTCACAGAAAAACATCGCGAAACCATACAAAATAAATTGAGTAATCAAGGAAATAGGGAACAGATTGTATTAAACGTTTTGCAGTTATTGAACCAAGAAAAGACAGGCTATCAGTTAGCGAACTTACTTCTTGCTCGCGGTATAAAACAATTTGATGACAATGAAGGATTTCTCTATATTTTGTTGCACCGTTTAGAGAGTAATGGGGTCATTCAATCAAGCTGGATATCAAAAGAAGAAACCAAGTTTTATCAGTTAACAAGTAAAGGTAAAAGATTATTAAAGCAAGCAGAACATAAGGGAAAACGATCATCAGTCATTCTGCAACAGCTGATAGGAGGAGCGGAATGGAAAATCGCAGAAAGTCGTTTCTAA
- a CDS encoding FtsW/RodA/SpoVE family cell cycle protein, whose amino-acid sequence MENRRKSFLNEVTNQIRSKEAKEQVSAELNYHMKEAKMRWVNKGYSDVDAEQKAIEQMGSPITLGIQLNNIHRPRVDWILLTLLTAVLLLGFLPVLSLGYDSNHYFLMRKMILVVLGMIVALGLMFVDYRKLVRWGWVFYGVGTVLLLSLLFFSSGTINGKPFLHIGQLTIESIAALPFFMIAWACFFNRDTLKVYQFILLFFVSLLLFFMIPSIATTYLYLAMVLSMLWWSKFSNRQKGVVSGITVGSLLLIGIFSWQYQPYYIKDRMIGFLNPGKVADGAGYQVLQIQKLISGAGWFGENKSIKQFIPEAHTDLAFVSITYHYGWIAAIFLTLILLLVLARVIIATQQVRDYFGKLLIIGSLSLLLFQMVSNIGMAFRFFPLTSMSLPFISYGLVPILLNAILIGVVLSVYRRKDLSRSAL is encoded by the coding sequence ATGGAAAATCGCAGAAAGTCGTTTCTAAACGAAGTTACGAATCAGATTCGTTCAAAGGAAGCAAAAGAACAAGTTTCTGCTGAGTTGAATTATCATATGAAAGAAGCAAAAATGCGATGGGTAAATAAAGGATACTCTGATGTGGATGCCGAACAAAAAGCGATTGAGCAGATGGGAAGTCCAATCACTCTAGGTATTCAGTTAAACAATATTCATCGTCCAAGAGTTGATTGGATCTTACTGACTTTATTGACGGCTGTACTCTTGCTAGGATTTCTGCCTGTACTTTCTCTTGGATATGACAGCAATCATTACTTTCTAATGAGAAAGATGATATTGGTTGTCCTTGGCATGATTGTTGCTTTAGGTCTGATGTTTGTTGATTATCGGAAGTTAGTAAGGTGGGGATGGGTGTTTTACGGGGTAGGTACTGTGTTGCTGTTATCTTTACTTTTCTTTTCAAGTGGTACGATCAATGGGAAACCATTTTTACATATCGGACAGCTAACGATAGAAAGTATTGCTGCACTTCCATTCTTTATGATTGCTTGGGCTTGTTTCTTTAACCGAGATACCTTAAAAGTCTATCAATTTATACTATTATTCTTTGTTTCGCTGTTATTATTCTTCATGATTCCAAGTATCGCAACGACTTACTTGTATCTTGCCATGGTCCTGTCCATGTTATGGTGGAGCAAATTTTCCAATCGTCAAAAAGGTGTTGTTTCAGGCATTACGGTAGGTTCGTTACTATTAATTGGTATTTTCTCTTGGCAGTATCAACCGTATTATATAAAAGATAGAATGATAGGTTTTCTGAATCCTGGAAAAGTAGCTGATGGAGCAGGGTATCAGGTGCTTCAAATTCAGAAGTTAATATCTGGTGCAGGATGGTTCGGGGAAAATAAGAGTATTAAACAGTTCATACCTGAAGCACACACTGATCTTGCATTTGTAAGCATCACGTATCACTATGGCTGGATAGCGGCGATCTTTCTTACGCTTATTCTTTTATTAGTACTAGCAAGAGTGATTATCGCGACACAGCAAGTTAGAGATTACTTTGGAAAACTTCTGATCATAGGCAGCTTATCTTTATTACTTTTTCAAATGGTGAGTAATATCGGCATGGCGTTCAGATTTTTCCCACTTACTAGCATGTCACTGCCGTTTATTAGTTACGGGTTGGTACCGATTCTATTAAACGCTATCTTGATTGGAGTTGTGCTGAGCGTTTATCGCAGGAAAGATTTAAGCAGGTCAGCTCTTTAA
- a CDS encoding Lrp/AsnC family transcriptional regulator, which translates to MDAFDRKLIHLLQKNARMKWADLATQVGLSAPATAERVNRLMENGVIKGFGARIEADKVGSELTAFVAVSLERPEHRAPFLARIEELIEVMECHHIAGEDDYLLKIRSRNTKDLDRIISYELKGLTGVVRTKTTIVMDTTKESIEVPIQPHVFSGE; encoded by the coding sequence ATGGATGCATTTGATAGAAAATTGATACATCTTCTTCAAAAAAACGCGAGAATGAAATGGGCAGACTTAGCTACTCAGGTAGGTCTATCCGCTCCAGCTACCGCTGAACGCGTTAACCGTTTGATGGAAAATGGTGTGATCAAAGGATTTGGTGCAAGAATTGAAGCTGATAAGGTGGGAAGTGAACTCACAGCTTTTGTTGCGGTTTCACTGGAACGTCCAGAGCATCGCGCTCCATTCTTAGCACGTATTGAAGAGTTAATAGAAGTGATGGAATGTCATCATATCGCGGGAGAAGATGATTACTTATTAAAAATTCGATCTCGAAACACGAAGGATTTAGATCGAATTATTAGCTATGAATTAAAAGGACTAACAGGGGTTGTTCGTACCAAAACAACGATTGTGATGGATACGACAAAAGAGTCGATCGAAGTTCCTATACAACCGCATGTTTTTTCAGGTGAATAA
- a CDS encoding LysE family translocator translates to MLSELFIKGLILGISIAAPVGPIGVLCMQRTLTQGRVVGIVSGLGAACADVIYGLIAGLGLTMVSQFIMSHKLWIQLIGGVFLLYLGLKILTSKARPMDGTPQKSSSLTSAFFTTFLQTLTNPMTILSFAAIFAGLGIVNTHTSAISSITLIVGIFCGSAAWWIFLTTTVSMMSRRMNQQHMAMINVISGIIICLFGMFSLIRLMIGS, encoded by the coding sequence GTGCTTTCCGAACTTTTTATAAAAGGCTTAATACTGGGAATCTCAATAGCGGCTCCAGTTGGACCAATCGGTGTATTATGCATGCAGCGCACATTAACGCAAGGTCGTGTGGTGGGAATTGTATCGGGACTGGGTGCAGCATGTGCAGATGTTATTTATGGTTTGATTGCAGGGCTTGGTCTCACGATGGTTTCTCAATTCATAATGAGCCATAAATTGTGGATTCAACTAATTGGGGGAGTATTCCTATTGTACTTAGGTCTGAAAATCTTAACTTCTAAAGCAAGACCTATGGATGGCACACCTCAAAAGAGTAGTAGTCTTACTTCCGCTTTTTTTACAACCTTTCTACAAACATTAACGAACCCCATGACCATATTATCTTTTGCTGCCATATTCGCGGGGTTAGGTATTGTTAATACTCACACAAGTGCTATCTCTTCCATCACTTTGATTGTTGGAATCTTTTGCGGCTCGGCTGCTTGGTGGATCTTTTTAACAACTACAGTGAGTATGATGAGTAGAAGAATGAATCAGCAGCACATGGCTATGATTAATGTTATCTCAGGAATTATCATATGTTTGTTCGGTATGTTTTCACTTATACGTTTAATGATTGGATCGTGA
- a CDS encoding LysE family translocator, which translates to MLLLKSIILGFSISAPVGPIGLLCIQRTLSQGKSAGFLTGFGAVTANIVYASIAVLGFSAVSSLLIQYEMLLKIFGTIFLLYLGVKTILKKVPNQAAQLAGESKLMMFFSTFFLMLTNPVTILNFTAMFVGLGFGESEMTLQIALLLISGVFIGATCWWMFLSIVVSLLIKSIQPHLGTINKGAGLLIIGLALANILA; encoded by the coding sequence ATGTTATTACTAAAGAGTATCATTCTAGGTTTTTCTATATCCGCTCCAGTTGGGCCAATCGGTCTGCTTTGTATACAAAGAACACTCTCACAAGGGAAGTCGGCGGGATTTTTAACTGGCTTTGGAGCAGTTACAGCTAACATTGTTTATGCAAGCATTGCAGTATTAGGCTTTTCAGCTGTGTCATCATTATTGATCCAATACGAAATGTTACTTAAAATATTCGGTACCATCTTTTTACTTTACCTAGGGGTGAAAACAATCTTAAAGAAAGTACCAAATCAAGCCGCTCAGTTAGCAGGGGAAAGCAAGTTGATGATGTTTTTCTCGACCTTCTTCTTAATGCTTACAAACCCTGTTACAATTTTGAATTTTACAGCAATGTTTGTAGGTCTCGGGTTTGGTGAGAGTGAGATGACATTACAAATTGCATTGCTCTTAATAAGCGGTGTGTTTATCGGTGCTACCTGTTGGTGGATGTTTTTAAGCATAGTGGTAAGCCTGTTAATAAAAAGTATTCAGCCGCACTTAGGTACCATCAACAAAGGAGCAGGTTTATTAATCATAGGCTTAGCTTTAGCGAATATCCTAGCGTAA
- a CDS encoding GNAT family N-acetyltransferase, with the protein MEVLNKHITDQITIVEYDSSYAAAVAEMWNKSQDGWGGGNSIMTEEQVLKKESNSSNLHLYLALDGDKVVGYCSLGEYREDEGALYIPLLNVRGDYHGKKIGKKLVLKALQKAIEMKWPRLDLYTWPGNTKAVPLYKKCGFFWEDRDDTTHLMNFMPSVMQTEAVLDYFTDGKWYENSTRTIETTPDGNNENEFHYYGYSWNHKTLGNLKMEFERFGRGLRSIETDDYKILADVEHFNLVFGSEYKIRYHMINKTGKPLTVEIQGVDDKNIQFATSRKITVQKEEEIEIPFVVNPITEDQSVWRTHPAVTSQLLINGKKAQFRVGIRPKYPVKLSCNTPDNLSFVGRSSQLYFNFENNFDEQVTFSFELPSSELVTIQNRNVSVALTPKGKQSVTVPFVIKKNGFYSAEVQISATKSNGDIITFTKKLGVALQGIGAKFAGECDDFYHVCNGQYTIKLDKFNNWISPGKDDVDYKLAFMVPQLGKPFSEEITRLRPEKIEPLQEDGYAGLRATFQSQAFPELQLATVVKLYSEGLVERYDEITNISDVETADEVWLNTPIMCPMLDKGVLPYEGKYIELNDSMGSGLSYWNPSKLTENWLFLRGNDNPRGISWPREGKVNFSSWFMYFENKLGKLSPQETVATEPITMTIGAFRDWQSFREYATQKNDKPTSLTNHMNVSVNGGNPFVDNGECKAVVRDYKSSFFNGFIELKLDDEILQSHLFASDEELTQAEFDIELPDDRGIHVLTSKMNLGAVHVTRQSAAFMKKDQPVQLEKSIEDGLEVYSVDNGEMKISASAQFAPTLFSLQYRDQEWMDSPFPKPTPKSWWNPWFGGIAGLLQGMSLHSLLKEESTVEFVEKEDNKGNMWKGLKISTIYKKHEMFKGVHIYKYFLMLPGVPVLCHTTEIVQNMESYLEGKNFYTGCFLNPGPEPAKSWGSFQSENGEWTMISGAKGEQEMTVERSVIYGSDDHENLLQIVADQNAIKVDSYINLEVIELGYTEKVSLEHGAKQFTSPVFYVFNDRVIPDTALEDLKKIKFY; encoded by the coding sequence ATGGAAGTATTGAATAAGCACATTACCGATCAGATCACGATAGTAGAATATGATTCGAGCTATGCAGCAGCAGTCGCTGAAATGTGGAATAAAAGCCAAGATGGCTGGGGCGGCGGAAACTCAATCATGACGGAAGAACAAGTATTAAAGAAAGAATCGAACTCATCAAACCTCCATTTATATCTTGCACTCGATGGAGATAAAGTCGTAGGCTATTGCAGTTTAGGAGAATATCGAGAAGATGAGGGAGCGCTCTACATCCCGTTATTGAATGTAAGAGGAGATTATCATGGTAAGAAGATCGGTAAGAAGCTTGTACTAAAAGCGCTTCAAAAAGCGATTGAAATGAAGTGGCCGCGTTTGGATCTATATACATGGCCAGGGAACACAAAGGCAGTTCCACTGTATAAAAAATGCGGCTTTTTCTGGGAAGATCGGGATGACACGACACATCTTATGAACTTTATGCCTTCTGTGATGCAAACAGAAGCGGTTTTAGATTATTTTACGGATGGTAAATGGTACGAAAACAGTACACGTACGATTGAAACGACACCTGATGGAAACAACGAAAATGAATTTCATTATTATGGGTATTCTTGGAATCATAAGACTCTCGGTAACTTGAAGATGGAATTTGAGCGTTTTGGAAGAGGGCTTCGCTCCATCGAAACAGACGATTATAAAATCTTAGCGGATGTTGAACACTTTAATCTTGTTTTTGGCTCTGAATACAAGATTCGATACCACATGATTAATAAAACAGGTAAGCCGTTAACCGTAGAGATCCAAGGTGTGGACGATAAGAACATTCAGTTTGCGACTTCAAGAAAAATCACGGTTCAAAAGGAAGAAGAGATTGAGATTCCTTTCGTGGTAAATCCGATTACTGAAGATCAAAGTGTTTGGAGAACGCACCCAGCTGTTACTTCTCAATTATTAATCAATGGGAAAAAGGCGCAATTTAGAGTAGGAATTCGTCCTAAGTATCCCGTTAAATTAAGCTGTAACACGCCAGATAACCTTAGTTTTGTTGGTCGTTCTTCTCAACTTTATTTTAACTTTGAAAATAATTTTGATGAACAAGTCACATTTAGCTTTGAACTTCCATCATCAGAATTGGTTACCATTCAGAATCGAAATGTGAGTGTTGCTTTGACACCGAAAGGAAAGCAATCGGTAACTGTTCCTTTTGTGATAAAAAAGAACGGATTTTACTCTGCCGAAGTCCAAATCTCCGCAACGAAATCCAATGGAGATATCATTACTTTTACGAAAAAGCTGGGTGTTGCCCTACAGGGAATTGGAGCTAAATTCGCTGGAGAGTGTGACGATTTTTATCATGTATGCAACGGACAATATACAATAAAACTTGATAAATTCAACAATTGGATTTCACCCGGGAAAGATGATGTGGATTACAAATTGGCATTCATGGTGCCTCAGCTTGGCAAGCCTTTCTCAGAAGAGATAACGCGACTTCGTCCTGAGAAAATTGAACCATTGCAAGAAGATGGTTATGCAGGATTAAGAGCAACTTTTCAATCACAGGCTTTTCCAGAATTGCAGCTTGCAACCGTGGTGAAGTTGTACAGTGAAGGTCTAGTAGAACGATATGATGAAATTACAAATATTAGCGATGTAGAAACAGCTGACGAGGTATGGCTGAATACGCCAATTATGTGTCCGATGCTCGATAAAGGTGTCTTGCCTTATGAAGGAAAGTACATTGAACTAAATGATTCCATGGGATCTGGCTTATCTTATTGGAATCCTAGTAAACTTACGGAAAACTGGCTTTTTCTTCGTGGAAATGATAACCCTAGAGGCATTTCATGGCCAAGAGAAGGAAAGGTGAATTTCTCCAGTTGGTTCATGTATTTTGAAAATAAGTTAGGCAAATTATCTCCTCAAGAAACCGTTGCTACAGAACCGATCACCATGACAATTGGTGCTTTCCGTGATTGGCAATCGTTCAGAGAATATGCGACGCAAAAGAATGATAAACCAACCAGCTTAACCAATCACATGAACGTATCGGTTAACGGGGGAAATCCTTTTGTTGATAATGGTGAGTGCAAAGCTGTTGTGAGAGATTATAAGTCTTCGTTTTTTAACGGGTTTATTGAATTGAAGTTAGACGATGAGATTCTGCAGAGTCACCTATTCGCTTCAGATGAAGAGTTAACACAGGCCGAGTTTGATATTGAATTACCTGACGATAGAGGGATACATGTATTAACTTCCAAAATGAATTTAGGTGCTGTTCATGTTACACGGCAATCAGCCGCTTTTATGAAGAAGGATCAACCCGTTCAGTTGGAAAAGTCGATAGAAGATGGTCTCGAAGTGTACTCCGTAGATAATGGAGAAATGAAGATTTCTGCTTCAGCACAGTTCGCACCAACGTTGTTCTCTCTTCAATACAGAGACCAAGAGTGGATGGATTCACCGTTTCCAAAACCAACACCAAAATCGTGGTGGAATCCTTGGTTCGGCGGTATTGCAGGCCTCCTGCAAGGCATGAGTCTTCATTCTTTGCTAAAAGAAGAAAGCACTGTTGAATTTGTAGAAAAGGAAGACAACAAAGGGAACATGTGGAAAGGGCTTAAGATATCTACTATTTACAAGAAACATGAGATGTTTAAAGGCGTTCACATTTATAAATATTTCTTGATGCTGCCAGGAGTTCCAGTACTCTGTCATACAACGGAAATCGTCCAGAACATGGAGAGCTATTTGGAAGGTAAGAACTTTTACACAGGATGTTTTTTGAATCCAGGACCAGAGCCTGCGAAGAGCTGGGGAAGCTTTCAATCTGAAAATGGGGAGTGGACCATGATTTCTGGTGCAAAAGGTGAGCAGGAAATGACAGTAGAACGCAGCGTGATTTACGGATCTGATGATCATGAGAACCTGCTTCAAATTGTAGCAGACCAAAACGCTATAAAAGTTGATTCGTATATCAATTTAGAAGTCATTGAGCTTGGTTACACAGAAAAGGTGAGCCTTGAGCACGGTGCTAAGCAATTCACTTCACCGGTGTTTTATGTATTCAATGATAGAGTTATCCCCGATACCGCATTAGAAGATCTGAAGAAAATTAAGTTCTACTAG
- a CDS encoding amidohydrolase family protein: MKIIDAHMHFSNIESFKHTATNLSKLDYSYEGIIKEYRESGVVLGIAMGLTEKEVEGFPDPLAPTPMGIDLDTVIPENIVYCAGINPYHLGEKELIQLEETVQRPEVVGIKIYLGYYPYYAYDEVYQPVYKLAARYGLPVVFHTGDTYSERGLLKYSHPLTLDEVAVMHRDINFMMAHFGDPWTLDGAEVVYKNRNMYADLSGLVVGTREDITRYKDSPRFFNHLRHALTFTDNYEKFLFGTDWPLVPVQPYIDFIKDIIPEEYHEDVFYNTAVKIFPKIKAFLK; this comes from the coding sequence ATGAAAATAATCGATGCACACATGCATTTTTCAAACATTGAAAGCTTTAAACATACGGCAACAAACCTTTCTAAACTTGACTATTCGTATGAAGGAATCATCAAAGAGTACCGAGAATCTGGCGTTGTGCTCGGCATCGCGATGGGTTTAACAGAAAAGGAGGTAGAGGGTTTTCCTGACCCTCTAGCTCCAACCCCAATGGGTATTGATCTAGATACAGTCATACCTGAAAACATCGTGTATTGTGCAGGCATCAATCCGTATCACTTAGGCGAGAAAGAATTGATACAGCTTGAAGAAACGGTGCAGCGCCCTGAAGTTGTTGGTATCAAGATCTACCTCGGTTATTATCCGTACTATGCGTATGATGAGGTGTATCAGCCAGTTTATAAGCTAGCGGCTAGATACGGATTGCCAGTCGTTTTTCACACAGGTGATACCTATTCAGAGCGTGGTTTGTTGAAATACTCTCATCCTTTGACGCTAGACGAAGTAGCGGTTATGCATCGGGACATAAATTTTATGATGGCGCATTTCGGCGATCCATGGACATTAGACGGAGCAGAAGTTGTTTACAAGAATCGTAATATGTATGCCGATCTGTCGGGGTTAGTGGTTGGAACAAGAGAAGATATTACGAGATACAAAGATTCACCACGCTTCTTTAATCACTTGCGCCATGCGTTAACGTTTACGGATAACTATGAAAAATTTTTGTTCGGAACAGACTGGCCGCTTGTGCCGGTGCAGCCGTATATAGACTTTATAAAAGATATCATTCCTGAAGAATATCATGAAGATGTTTTTTACAACACGGCGGTAAAGATTTTCCCGAAGATTAAGGCGTTTTTAAAATAA
- a CDS encoding GNAT family N-acetyltransferase, with amino-acid sequence MISGRKVELRPVSLEDHKRTYHWRNDEETARFDAGSGYYRYSHMPLEQIEASYEKDIRTIDKREVGEFSIYTRGEDARHIGSIGYRSLDIIARRCVVGIGIGEKELWGKGYGTDALKALLNYLFKTMNLNRVQLDTWSGNVRAIRSYEKCGFAVEGRLRNDTYIDGKYYDTIVMGVLREEFEINN; translated from the coding sequence ATGATATCCGGAAGAAAAGTAGAGTTACGACCAGTTTCACTTGAAGATCATAAGCGAACATACCACTGGCGAAATGATGAAGAAACCGCACGTTTTGATGCAGGTTCTGGTTATTATCGATATAGTCATATGCCGCTTGAACAGATCGAAGCAAGCTATGAAAAAGATATTCGTACCATTGATAAACGTGAAGTAGGAGAGTTCTCGATCTATACAAGAGGGGAAGACGCGCGTCATATTGGATCGATCGGATACCGCAGCTTAGATATTATCGCGCGGCGATGTGTGGTAGGCATAGGGATTGGTGAGAAGGAACTTTGGGGTAAAGGATATGGGACCGATGCGTTAAAGGCCTTGCTCAATTATTTATTTAAGACGATGAATTTAAACCGTGTACAGCTTGATACGTGGAGTGGAAACGTGCGTGCCATTCGTTCATACGAAAAATGTGGCTTTGCTGTTGAAGGACGCCTCAGAAATGATACTTATATTGATGGGAAGTATTATGACACTATTGTTATGGGGGTTTTGAGGGAGGAGTTTGAGATTAATAATTGA